In Deltaproteobacteria bacterium, the genomic window TCGGCGTTGGTAGATCTTCCGACCAACGAATTCGCGGGACCGAATCTGACGTACCAAGAGTTGGATCCAATGTTGTTTCTTAGCCCGAAGGTTTCAATTGGTTTCGATGTTGGGCGAACGGATTTTGAATTTGCAGTTAGTTACCTACAGGCAACGGGCGGCGGATTTACTATGAAGGGGCCGTTTGCAAGCGAGAAAGCGATTTTTGGTTCCCGGGTGCCTTTCAAAGAAGCACTTGCAGTGGATGGACGCATGGCAGTTGGCAAGGGACGAAGATCAACGTTCACTCTTGGCGGTCGTTGGCTAGAGGAGCTTTCAGAAAATGGGTCCATGCTACAAGCCGATGCGAGCCTGGATTTTTCGATGAATGGTCAGTCACAAGACTGGCGCCTTTCGTTGATGGGCGATGTCCTGGGAAGCCGTCTTCCGTCGAACGAAAATCAAGGTTACGTTTCCCGATACCGCGGAAACGATCGATGGATTTCTCAAATTCGATTTATTTTCTAACCAAATCTGCGGCGCGTCTAACGCTGCACGTGGCAGTGAATTCTTTTGTCAGGGATGGTGACTACGCCGGGCATCTACCACTAGAAGCAAATCGAACATTCGTCGGTATTTCTAGGTGGCTACGAGAGGGGTTCGGTGGCGTTAGATTCGTTAGCAGACGGGCGTCCTTCTGGAGCCGGTTGTGTCGTTCGAGACACATGGGTTGCGCCACACCTTGACCGCATATTAGATCGCGCTCGCGTAGCAACTGGAAAACGATTTCGATCGCGAATGGTCGAACTTTCTGGCCGGTTGATCCTTGCTTACAGTCAACGACCATTGACCGAAGACGCTTCGTCGCGACTGACTCTTGCAGGTCAAGCGATCGAGGACATTCATTTAGGAAGTCTGGTAATTGATGACATTCAAGACGGAAGCCTCGTGCGACGTGGGCAGCCATCACTGCACCAACAGGTGGGCGTTCCGCTAGCGTTAAATGCGGGTAACTGGCTTTATTTTTCGGCGCTCAAAAGCCTCATGAAAATTCCTTGGAGCTCAGTCTGCGAATGTGAGGCAGTGGACCTCGCCATCGAATCGATGTTGCAGGCTCACGAGGGCCAGGCCATTGATCTCGGTGTGGACATAACAACAGTCCCGGATCACCTCGTAGCAAGTGCTGTCGAAGCCTCTTCGAATCGAAAGACGGGCGCGCTGATGGCAGCCGCCTTTGGTTTAGGGTTTCTTGCCGCACACCCTGACGGTGAGTTTGAAACAAGTCTCTATCGAGACTTTCAGAAGTTCGGGCGCCAATGGGGCGTCGCCCTTCAAATGTTCGATGACTTGGGCGCATTTCAGCAAAGCCTTCTCGGTCTCGAGCCTCCCGAGAAACAATTCGAAGATTTTCGCAACCGGCGTCCATGTTTCTTTTGGACTTTGGCTATCGGAAATTGGAGCGGCGCTAGTTCGATTCAGAGAAGGACTGTCTCAGCGTTCGTAGATTCCTTGGCGAGACTTAATTTTTCTGACACCGCCTACGACTTTCAGCTTGTTTCTAATCTACCAGAGTTCCGGTCATTTTCTGATCTGGTTGCAGAATCGAATCTCATTCAACAGGGGGCTCAGCTGGCGATGCGACGATCCGAGCTCGCTATTGATGAATTGGCTTCGAGCATGGCGACAGAAAATGTTGAACTTCTCAATGAATTTAATTTTTTGCGAAAGATTAGTTTAGATCTCGCGCAAGCTTATGGAAACTTTGCGACAATGACCTCGAAAAATGCGAACGTAGTGAGTGGCGAACGATTTGAAGGAGCCCAAGTATGAACTCAGATTTCAAGAGCGATAAAAAAGGCGCACGCGTTGCTGTGATCGGAAGCGGATTTGGTGGTCTCAGCGTTGCGATTCGGCTTCAGGCAAAAGGCTTTCAGGTAAAGATTTTTGAAAAGCGAGACCAACCTGGTGGACGCGCCTATGTGTACCGAGAAAAAGGCTTCACCTTTGATGCGGGACCTACTGTCATTACGGCACCGGAATCGCTGGAAGAACTTTTTCAGCTTACCGGCAAGCGCATGGCGGATTATGTCGAAATGATTCCAGTTTCCCCATTCTACCGATTGCTTTGGGATGATGGCTTCAAATTTGATTATTCCAACAATGAAAAAGAACTGTACGAACAGATCGGTAAGAAATCACCGGAAGATGTCAGTGGATACAAGCGTTTCCTCGAATACTCTAAGGAAGTGTTCGACGAAGGTTACACGAAGCTCGCCGCAACCCCGTTTCTGCACATCTGGAGCATGGTTAAAGTTTCGCCTCAACTGGTGCGCTTAGGCGCACACCGCAGTGTTTACGCGACCGTGTCCAAGTTTATTAAAGACAAACACTTGCGCGAAGCATTCAGCTTTCATTCTTTGTTGGTGGGCGGAAATCCGTTTTCCACATCGTCGATCTACACGTTGATTCATTTTCTTGAGCGCAACTGGGGCGTGTTTTTTCCCCGGGGCGGTACGGGCGCGCTTGTTAAGGCGATGGTTAAATATTTTGAAGAGCTTGGCGGAGAAATTTCGCTGAAGGCGGAAATTGAAAATATTGAAACCAAGGGCGGGGCCGTTTGCGGTGTTCGTTCGAAAAACGGAGAGATGTGGGCCTGCGACGCTGTCGTCAGCAACGGCGATGTCTTGCACACATACAAAGATCTTTTGAAAAGTGAGCCCAAAGCAAGATCCAGCGAGCGACGACTTGAAAAATCAGACTACTCGATGTCGTTGTTCCTGATCTACTTCGGCACTAAAAAGAAGTACCCGAACCTCGCTCACCACAACGTTCTATTCGGACCACGTTATAAGGAGCTGTTGGAAGAGATTTTTGTCAAAGGTGGGGAACTGCCAGAGGACTTCTCGCTTTATCTTCACGCTCCAAGTTTGTCGGACGCAAGCCTGGCGCCTGAAGGCTCGGAGTGCTTTTATGTACTTGCTCCGGTGGCTCACCTTGGAAAGCTTAAGATTGATTGGAAGACAGAGGGTCCAAAGTATGCGGACCGCATTCTTTCCTATATGGAAGAGAAGTATCTTCCAGGTCTCAAGGAGAACCTCGTGGTGCAAAAGATCTTCACGCCCGAAGATTTCAAGTACGAGCTCAATTCGCACCTCGGGGCTGCGTTCTCACTTGAACCGAAGCTCACGCAAAGTGCGTATTTCCGACAGCACAACCGCGACTCGAAGATTGGCGGGTTATACTTCGTTGGTGCGGGCACTCACCCAGGGGCGGGAGTACCTGGTGTTGTGAATTCAGCAAAGGCAACAGCGGGACTTATGATTGAAGATTTAGGGAAGCTCTTCGGCGCGAAATCTGGTCTTAGTAAGGTGGCGGCCAACGATCCTGCAAAGACAGATATAGCCCGAACCGTCAATATGCCTGCCAGTCAAAACGAGCGCGGACCTGACGCCAATGTCTGATCTCGTTCGCGACGGCAGAGACACAACGAAGGCAGCAAAAACAGATATTCAGAAAGGCTCGAAGAGTTTTTCATTCGCGAGTCTCGTTTTTTCTAAGAAAGAACGCGAGGCATGTTGGCGTTTGTACGCCTGGTGCCGTCGTTCCGATGATGCCATCGACAGCGCAGTTTCTCGGGAAGAGGCAGTTCATCAATTAGAAAACTTAAAGGTTAAAACTCGTGCAAGCTTCCGAGGAGAAGACCTCGGAGAGCACCCTTGGACGGGACTGAAAGAGATTGCAGTTCGTTATCGCATTTCTGAACATGCGGCGCTCGATCTTCTTCGGGGTTTTGAAACAGATCTCGGTGAACAGCGACCAGTTAACGGGATTTCAGTGCAAATGAAATCTTGGGACGAGTTGGCTGACTATTGTTACTGTGTCGCTGGGACAGTCGGACTTATGATGTGTCCAATCATGGGAGTAAAGAATCCAGATGCTGCGAAAGCTGCGATTGCGATGGGTTCGGCGATGCAATTGACGAATATCTCCCGTGATGTTCGCGAGGATTTTGAAAGAGGCCGGGTTTATCTTCCAGCTGATTGGCTGTTGGCTCGCGGAGTAATGCCTCAGGACCTTTTGAAAACTGAAAACCGAAAGGCCGTGTTTTCGGTTGTTCAGCAAATGCTCGACAAAGCAGAAGATATGTACGCGATGGGGGAAGCTGGGTTACGATTTCTTCCGTGGCGAGCAGCTTGGGCAGTGTTAGTCGCTGCGTTTGTTTATCGCGAAATTGGACGTCAGGTTCTTGAAAAAGGGTCGGACACTGATTTTAGCAGAGTCGTCGTTGGTCGCAGTAAAAAGTTGTTTCTGTTTTTACAAGCCAGTGTCCAGCTGATGAAGTGGCGCTTGGTGGGTTATGGTCCGGATCGAATGGAATCTCTGAAAGGGCAATCAAATGGCATCAACAACATCCTTCCTTCGTGAAACTTATATTTACGCCGCTCGCGTGAAGCAATTCTCGCCAGTTGATTGGATCGTCTACATCGCGTGGGTCGGAATGATGTACGGCTTGTTTATCGCGGTCGGCGGCTTCCTCCTGCTGGGCCATTTGGCGGGAGTCGAGTATCCCGCCTATGTATGGAACATTCCAATCGGCGTCTTTATTTTTTCGACGGCAATTGCGTTCGATACGATCGGTCACCGCACGATTTATAAAGAGTACTTACAAAAAGCGGAAGCCTTGGTTCATCACATTACCATTTTTGCCGGGATAACAAGCATTTTGGTCCTATGCATGGCCTATCACTTTCCCGTGTTCTTGCGAATTCCAGCTTTAGTCTTGATCGCACTGTCGATTTTCTATTCGATGGTCGACGAAGCGCTTCACTGGCATCGGTACATGACGCAAAATTCTGACCGCGTTGAAATGTGGAGCCACTTCTTCATTTTCGTCGGCCATATCATCATGGTGATTGCATGGTGGCAGTGGTACGCAGAGGGGTATTTGGGCGTCAAAGAAACGATCGCGGCAAACCCGATTCTTCAGTTGCTCTAAAAAGTTTCTTATCGATTAGTTTCTTATCGAAAAACCTGGTCCTCTTCGCGGCGAATGAGGACTACAAGCAATACAAGCAAAACAGAAAAAGCAGCGAACAATCCCCAAAGGTCGCGCTTCGCAATGTCGCCGCCTAAGAGTGTCGCCCAAAGCAGTTCACCGTAATGACGACTTGGTAGATAAACTGAAACATCTTGCACGACTTTTGGCAAAATACCGGGCGGCATCCAGAGCCCCCCGGCGAAAGACAGCGGTAAGTACGTCAAGTTAAGAACAGGCGTCGATGATCGCGCGCTGACCACCAAACCCAGTGCGAGGCCAAGGCAAGCAAAAGGGAACGCACCCAGAGCGAGTGTCAGTAAAAACTGACCCCAGTGATAGGGAGCGAAGTCGAGGTCTCCTAAAAACCTAGCGGTTGCAAGCACACCAAGCACGCCGAGTGTCGCGAAGACAATTCCAGAAAAAATGCGTGCCGCAAGTTGTGTGCCTCGAGGGGCTGGTAGCACCCGTAAGTAAGAATACCAAGAAGTTTCACGATCTGTCGCGACGCCTATTCCGAACTGAAACAGAACGACACTGAGTACTGCAAAAGCGCAGAATGAAGCGGTCAGCATCGCGAGACCATCGGCATCTGGCGCGTTGGGAATTCCAAAAAACCAGAAGAAGAGTGAAGGGAACACAAAAGTCGAAACCAAGTACATGGGCTGCCGAAGATTCTCGAGGGTGAGATAGTAGGTATGAAGAATCAAAAGTTTAATTGGGATTCTCATTTCCATTGCCCCGAATGTATTTCCAAAGCTTCCTCTAGGCCAAGACGTCGAACTTCAAGATTTTCGAAATGGGTCCCTTGATTTACGAGATCTCGAATTTTGGCATCGCTATCTTTGACGGACTCTTCAAAGATTTTTCCATTGGCATGGTAGCGAAGTCGCTTGAAATCAATCGGTTTTAGGATCTCTTCGATCGTTCCGTCGATTCTCAGCTGACCTTTTTCAAGCAATAGAACTCGATCGGCAATTAGTCCTGCCTCATGCAGATCATGAGTGGCCAAGAGCACAGAGCCACCTTGCTTTTTAAACCTCTCGATTTCTTGCCAGAGTTGCTTTCTCGATTCCACGTCTAGACCAGTCGTGGGTTCGTCGAGAATAAGAAGTTCAGGACGACCAATGAGCGCGCAGGCGAGTCCCACGCGGCGACGCTCGCCGCCGCTAAGCCCGCCTAGCTTATTTTTCCAAACTCGTTCCAGGTTAAATCTGCGTTTTAGCTCTTCGAGATCAAATGTGTTTCGAAAATGTCCTTTAACCAGGCTCAAGACTTCGCTCGTATTGAGATGCGCGGGGTAAGACAAATCCTGCGAGGTGTAACCGACTCGAAGTCGCGCTTCGGGCGAGCGAGGGGAGTGGCCGAAAAGTCGCGCGATCCCTTTAGTTGGCTCCCGTAGTCCCAGCAAAATTTTAAACGTCGTACTTTTTCCCGCGCCGTTTGGTCCAAGAAACACTGTCACTTGGCCTGGGCTTAGGCGAAAAGAAAGTGGACCGAGTGCAGCTTTGCCTAGGTAGGATTTTTCAACATTTTCAAAATCGGCAATCGATTGGCTCAAAGCTGGTCCTCGGCCGGAACCAGTGCTTGAACGTCGCTATTCTTAGTTAGGCGCTGGAGTTCGATCTCATACCGCGAGTCCTCCGTCGCAAAAACTTTATCCCAAAACGTAAAAAACAATCCGTAGTTGGTTCGGAAATAGCGATGGTGCTGCGCATGATGAGTCCCAGTAATAAGCCATCTTCCAAGAAACCGACCAAATCGGTTTGGCGGCAGAACCTCAAAACCTAAATGATTGATGATTGCCGACACAGTCATAAACGTTAGGTAGGCGAGTAAAACCGTCGGATGCACTGGAAGAAATAAAACAATCAACGGAAGTGCTAATGCCTGAATGAAACCTTCAACGGGATGAAAGGAAAACGAGGCCCAAGGGGAGGGAGTTAAACTTTGATGATGCAGTGAATGGAACTTCCGATACACCCGAGGAAGATGAAGCCAGCGGTGTGTGACGTAAAAGTAGAAGTCATGAAGGATCGACATCACCACAAAACTGACAGGCAGATACCAGAGTCCATATTGGTTGAAGGACAAGTAAATCTTGGTCCAGCCAATTTGCCAAATGAGACCAAGTCCCACTCCGCTTAAACCGAAAAGCAAAGAGGTGATCACCGACCATTTGATTTCGAAGCCCTGCATTTCCTTCGACGGTAGGGTCTCGTAAATTTGGCGTTTCGCCCAAGTAGTTGGTTTATGCCAGTAAAGCATCGCCCAGATCGGAGTAACTATGAGAAAATAACGAAACGCGACAATTGCCGAGAGGACCAGAGTTGCCAAAAAAAAGTTTTCAAAAACAGTAAGATCAAAGGGGAGGTAGGACTCTAGGCGCTCAAAATGACCTGGTAAACCATCTAAACGTGAAGCCGAAAGTTCAGACACTACTTAACTCCAGACGCGCCTTTTCAAAACAGCCGCCGGGCTAGAGATTCTCTGAAGAAGCAACTCGACGCAAGAGACAATGCGGAGGATAATAGTGCCGATGGCAGAAAGTTTGCAAAAACCGAATCTCGAAACGGGCAATCTCGCAACGGGTGCTAAGATTCTAATCGAAGGAGCGGGGCTTGCCGGCTGTATGGCGCTGATTGCGCTCAAATGGCGATGGCCCGATTTGGAAATTCACCTTTCGTCGCAACCTCCGCACGGGACTATTTCGGCTGATCGGTCCGAAGCCGCAAGTAAGACCTGGTGTTTTCACGAAGGTGATGTTCAACCCGAGTCCTGGGCATGGCTGACGCCGTACATTTCTTGTTCATGGTCGGGCTATGACGTCCATTTTCCAAAGCATTCGCGATCTCTCTTGAGCCGGTATTATGCAATTCGTTCCACCGATTTTTTTGATCGCGTCAAAGCAACCTATCCGATGGCCTTTCAAGGGCGTGACCAACAGGCAAATTACGACTTGAAAATTAAGGCGACCGGTTGGCCGCCGGTATCGCGGTCAACGGATTTTGGCTGGCAGAAATTTGTCGGTCTCGATTTAAAGCTAAAATCCCCGCACGGTCTTCAGCGTCCGATTTTAAAAGATGCGCGGGTCGAGCAGATTGATGGCTATCGTTTCTTCTACTGTCTTCCTTGGTCTGAAAGGTCGCTCTTAATTGAAGACACCTATTATTCGAATACCCCTGATCTCGATGTCGAAAAAATTCGCCGAAAAATTCTTCAGTTTGCGCAGCTTCAAGGCTGGGAAGTAGAAAGCGAAGAGCGGATCGAGAAAGGGGCGTTGCCTCTTGATATGGGACTTTGTGAAATTCAAGCTAGGGTAGATCTTAAAGTTGGACAAATCTCGATTGGCGCTGCTTCTGGGCTTGCTCATCCGGTGACAGGCTACACAACCTCAACTTTGATTCAGCAAATCGAAAGCATGGTTCGTGAACCCAGCGAAGATGAAAGTTCTGCCGGATGTGATTTGGTAGATCTGGCTCGGCGGGTCGACGGCGTGAATGAGAACCTTCGTATTCAGTCTCGGTATTTTCACTTGCTCAATCGCATGTTGTTTAAAGTGGCGCGTCCTGAAGAGCGTTATGTCGTATTAGAGCGCTTTTATCGCCTGTCCCCAGATCTAATCTCACGTTTTTATGCTGGCCGTTTGAATTGGACGGATCGAGCTCGAATATTAATCGGCCGACCCCCTGTACCGCTGCTTCCCGCAGTTCGTGAATTTTCTTCCTGGATCTGAACGTAACTCGAATAATCATATTCCGTCAGATACGGTCGACTCGGGTCCGACAAAACTATTAAAGGGAATTGCGCATGAATAACTTCGTTAAAAAAATGGATCGCCTTTTGCGTTCCACGTCAATGGTGTTTTCGGTGTTGTTTGCTACGACTGGATTTTCGATTGCCGCGACAACATTGTATGTCGATACGGCGAGCGCGGCAGTTCGCGCGCGCGCGACAGGCGAGTTAAACAAGATCGAAAATGCCGAGGTCTTCACACTAGTCGGCGTAACGCC contains:
- a CDS encoding polyprenyl synthetase family protein, with amino-acid sequence MALDSLADGRPSGAGCVVRDTWVAPHLDRILDRARVATGKRFRSRMVELSGRLILAYSQRPLTEDASSRLTLAGQAIEDIHLGSLVIDDIQDGSLVRRGQPSLHQQVGVPLALNAGNWLYFSALKSLMKIPWSSVCECEAVDLAIESMLQAHEGQAIDLGVDITTVPDHLVASAVEASSNRKTGALMAAAFGLGFLAAHPDGEFETSLYRDFQKFGRQWGVALQMFDDLGAFQQSLLGLEPPEKQFEDFRNRRPCFFWTLAIGNWSGASSIQRRTVSAFVDSLARLNFSDTAYDFQLVSNLPEFRSFSDLVAESNLIQQGAQLAMRRSELAIDELASSMATENVELLNEFNFLRKISLDLAQAYGNFATMTSKNANVVSGERFEGAQV
- a CDS encoding phytoene desaturase, whose amino-acid sequence is MNSDFKSDKKGARVAVIGSGFGGLSVAIRLQAKGFQVKIFEKRDQPGGRAYVYREKGFTFDAGPTVITAPESLEELFQLTGKRMADYVEMIPVSPFYRLLWDDGFKFDYSNNEKELYEQIGKKSPEDVSGYKRFLEYSKEVFDEGYTKLAATPFLHIWSMVKVSPQLVRLGAHRSVYATVSKFIKDKHLREAFSFHSLLVGGNPFSTSSIYTLIHFLERNWGVFFPRGGTGALVKAMVKYFEELGGEISLKAEIENIETKGGAVCGVRSKNGEMWACDAVVSNGDVLHTYKDLLKSEPKARSSERRLEKSDYSMSLFLIYFGTKKKYPNLAHHNVLFGPRYKELLEEIFVKGGELPEDFSLYLHAPSLSDASLAPEGSECFYVLAPVAHLGKLKIDWKTEGPKYADRILSYMEEKYLPGLKENLVVQKIFTPEDFKYELNSHLGAAFSLEPKLTQSAYFRQHNRDSKIGGLYFVGAGTHPGAGVPGVVNSAKATAGLMIEDLGKLFGAKSGLSKVAANDPAKTDIARTVNMPASQNERGPDANV
- a CDS encoding phytoene/squalene synthase family protein yields the protein MSDLVRDGRDTTKAAKTDIQKGSKSFSFASLVFSKKEREACWRLYAWCRRSDDAIDSAVSREEAVHQLENLKVKTRASFRGEDLGEHPWTGLKEIAVRYRISEHAALDLLRGFETDLGEQRPVNGISVQMKSWDELADYCYCVAGTVGLMMCPIMGVKNPDAAKAAIAMGSAMQLTNISRDVREDFERGRVYLPADWLLARGVMPQDLLKTENRKAVFSVVQQMLDKAEDMYAMGEAGLRFLPWRAAWAVLVAAFVYREIGRQVLEKGSDTDFSRVVVGRSKKLFLFLQASVQLMKWRLVGYGPDRMESLKGQSNGINNILPS
- a CDS encoding ABC transporter permease — translated: MRIPIKLLILHTYYLTLENLRQPMYLVSTFVFPSLFFWFFGIPNAPDADGLAMLTASFCAFAVLSVVLFQFGIGVATDRETSWYSYLRVLPAPRGTQLAARIFSGIVFATLGVLGVLATARFLGDLDFAPYHWGQFLLTLALGAFPFACLGLALGLVVSARSSTPVLNLTYLPLSFAGGLWMPPGILPKVVQDVSVYLPSRHYGELLWATLLGGDIAKRDLWGLFAAFSVLLVLLVVLIRREEDQVFR
- a CDS encoding ABC transporter ATP-binding protein, which gives rise to MSQSIADFENVEKSYLGKAALGPLSFRLSPGQVTVFLGPNGAGKSTTFKILLGLREPTKGIARLFGHSPRSPEARLRVGYTSQDLSYPAHLNTSEVLSLVKGHFRNTFDLEELKRRFNLERVWKNKLGGLSGGERRRVGLACALIGRPELLILDEPTTGLDVESRKQLWQEIERFKKQGGSVLLATHDLHEAGLIADRVLLLEKGQLRIDGTIEEILKPIDFKRLRYHANGKIFEESVKDSDAKIRDLVNQGTHFENLEVRRLGLEEALEIHSGQWK
- a CDS encoding sterol desaturase family protein, with product MSELSASRLDGLPGHFERLESYLPFDLTVFENFFLATLVLSAIVAFRYFLIVTPIWAMLYWHKPTTWAKRQIYETLPSKEMQGFEIKWSVITSLLFGLSGVGLGLIWQIGWTKIYLSFNQYGLWYLPVSFVVMSILHDFYFYVTHRWLHLPRVYRKFHSLHHQSLTPSPWASFSFHPVEGFIQALALPLIVLFLPVHPTVLLAYLTFMTVSAIINHLGFEVLPPNRFGRFLGRWLITGTHHAQHHRYFRTNYGLFFTFWDKVFATEDSRYEIELQRLTKNSDVQALVPAEDQL
- the crtY gene encoding lycopene beta-cyclase CrtY translates to MAESLQKPNLETGNLATGAKILIEGAGLAGCMALIALKWRWPDLEIHLSSQPPHGTISADRSEAASKTWCFHEGDVQPESWAWLTPYISCSWSGYDVHFPKHSRSLLSRYYAIRSTDFFDRVKATYPMAFQGRDQQANYDLKIKATGWPPVSRSTDFGWQKFVGLDLKLKSPHGLQRPILKDARVEQIDGYRFFYCLPWSERSLLIEDTYYSNTPDLDVEKIRRKILQFAQLQGWEVESEERIEKGALPLDMGLCEIQARVDLKVGQISIGAASGLAHPVTGYTTSTLIQQIESMVREPSEDESSAGCDLVDLARRVDGVNENLRIQSRYFHLLNRMLFKVARPEERYVVLERFYRLSPDLISRFYAGRLNWTDRARILIGRPPVPLLPAVREFSSWI